The window CAATTGACGACGCGACTTGACTCGCTGCTGAAGGTATTGAGTAAATAAGAGAAAAAGGGCGCTTTATTTTTCCACCACGTTCCCGAGGATGTGGTGGATTTTTTTGATGCCGTCGAATGCCGAGGGGCTACTGATGTAGTAGAAGATTTGCTCCACGAGCGCGTCGGTGTTGAAGTCGTAAGAGGGAATGCGCAGCAGGTAGCTTTCCATGGAGTTGTCGAAGGCGATGTAGTTCGGGCCGATGTTCGGTTGCGGGATTTCCATGTTGTTTTCTTCGACCATTTCCATGAAGATTCCCGCAACTTCGTCGTTCACGCAAATCCAGGGCATGTTGTTGCCGCTTTTCGCCTGGAATTCGAGGGCGCGTTCGGCGAGTTTCTTGAGCTTTTCCTTTTCGAGGCTTCGCGCCATAATTTCTACGGAGAGCTTTTCGACTTTCTTGCGTGCAATTTGTTTGTAATCCCAGGGGCTTGCGAATTCGGCGTCTACATAGGGGTGCACCACGAGTCCCGATTCTTCGAGACCGGTGAGGCGGTCCTTGGACCAGGAGCTGTTATGGTAAGGCGAAAAGTATCCGACTTCGGTCACGCCGAGGCCGAGTAGGTAGCGTCCGATTTCTTTGCCGGGGGTCTTGCCGAAGGTAGAGTTAAAGAAGGTCCAGTTGTCCTTGCGCATAAAACTCTTGGGCACGGCGTCGATGGGGTGTTCCCACCACACGGCCACGGGGAACTTGGCATCGGCGAAAAATGTCAGGAGCGGTCTGAAGTTCTGCACCAGGAGCGTCGAAAGTACCGCCCCTACGGCGTTCGGGTGTTCCGAAAGTTTGCAGGGCTTGCCGCTGCGGTCAATGAGCTTGCCCGAGGCGTCGTCTATGCCGAACAGGGTGAGCTTGTAATGGTTCTTACCGGCGGTCTTGTACACGAGTCGCAGAAAGTCCAGTTCGCGTTCACTTTCGGCGCTGAATCCGCCCCAGCTGTTGCAGCGCGTTAC is drawn from uncultured Fibrobacter sp. and contains these coding sequences:
- a CDS encoding GntR family transcriptional regulator, with the translated sequence KELSARYNVSQGTLRKFLEEKVARNILKKEGRQYLFYRKQQKKDDAPLSELIFVTRCNSWGGFSAESERELDFLRLVYKTAGKNHYKLTLFGIDDASGKLIDRSGKPCKLSEHPNAVGAVLSTLLVQNFRPLLTFFADAKFPVAVWWEHPIDAVPKSFMRKDNWTFFNSTFGKTPGKEIGRYLLGLGVTEVGYFSPYHNSSWSKDRLTGLEESGLVVHPYVDAEFASPWDYKQIARKKVEKLSVEIMARSLEKEKLKKLAERALEFQAKSGNNMPWICVNDEVAGIFMEMVEENNMEIPQPNIGPNYIAFDNSMESYLLRIPSYDFNTDALVEQIFYYISSPSAFDGIKKIHHILGNVVEK